Proteins encoded by one window of Clostridium bornimense:
- the flgC gene encoding flagellar basal body rod protein FlgC, whose protein sequence is MTLGVFDTLRISSSGLSAERLRMDTIASNVANVNTTRTESGGPYVRKIAVFEENLKAAKDKSSFNGNGVKVSAIVDDTSDLKTMYDPTHPDADENGYVAMPNVNILNEMADLIASSRAYEANTTVISTTKNMYLKALEIGK, encoded by the coding sequence ATGACTTTAGGAGTTTTCGATACTTTACGTATAAGTTCTTCCGGTTTATCGGCAGAAAGATTAAGAATGGATACGATAGCTTCAAATGTTGCTAATGTAAATACTACTAGAACGGAATCTGGTGGTCCATATGTAAGAAAAATAGCAGTTTTTGAAGAAAATTTAAAAGCGGCAAAGGATAAAAGTAGCTTCAATGGAAATGGGGTAAAAGTGTCTGCTATTGTTGATGATACTAGTGATCTTAAAACAATGTATGATCCCACACATCCGGATGCAGATGAGAATGGATATGTAGCAATGCCTAATGTAAATATATTGAATGAAATGGCAGATTTAATTGCATCTAGTAGAGCATATGAAGCAAATACAACAGTAATAAGTACAACAAAAAATATGTATTTAAAAGCATTAGAAATTGGTAAGTAG
- the fliE gene encoding flagellar hook-basal body complex protein FliE, with the protein MIVNKYIPTEYLNKVNSIGTNSNKESDTNTSSISFSDVLGEKIQAVNDKIIESEETTINFINGEEEDIHNVMIATEEAKGSLQLAVEVRNKLVEAYKEILSMQL; encoded by the coding sequence ATGATAGTAAATAAATACATACCAACAGAGTATTTAAATAAAGTAAATAGTATAGGAACAAATAGTAATAAAGAAAGTGATACAAATACATCAAGTATAAGTTTTTCTGATGTTTTAGGAGAAAAGATACAAGCTGTTAATGATAAAATTATAGAATCTGAAGAAACAACAATTAACTTTATAAATGGGGAAGAAGAAGATATTCATAATGTTATGATTGCTACAGAGGAAGCAAAAGGCTCTCTTCAATTGGCAGTAGAAGTAAGAAATAAACTTGTAGAAGCGTATAAAGAAATACTATCAATGCAACTATAG
- the flgB gene encoding flagellar basal body rod protein FlgB, with translation MSNNISSVAYNLIKDDLDVSALRNKVIANNISNINTAGYKRKYVSFEDTLQNTIKSVRLKTTSEKHISSSNESGDERIITDNSTSTRSDGNNVDIDTEMVNLTANNMMYESLTTALNSRFAMNKIARGN, from the coding sequence TTGTCTAATAATATTTCAAGTGTCGCATACAATCTTATAAAAGATGATTTAGATGTATCAGCTTTAAGAAACAAAGTCATAGCTAATAATATTTCCAATATTAATACAGCTGGATATAAGAGAAAATATGTATCTTTTGAGGATACTTTACAAAATACGATAAAATCAGTAAGATTAAAGACCACTAGTGAAAAACACATATCTAGTAGTAATGAATCAGGGGATGAAAGAATTATTACAGATAATAGTACATCAACAAGAAGTGATGGAAATAATGTTGATATTGATACTGAAATGGTGAATTTAACGGCTAATAATATGATGTATGAGTCTTTGACTACAGCATTAAATAGTAGGTTTGCTATGAATAAGATAGCTAGAGGAAATTAA
- the fliF gene encoding flagellar basal-body MS-ring/collar protein FliF, which produces MDKIKKLFGTFIDKFKALSVTKKVAYIILTLVFIGTIAVLSTYMFKTKYTTLFSNLDANDSKVIIESLDSKGVKYKVDNSSNSILVPEDQVGTLKLSLASELSNGSIGFEIFDESSQFGLTDSEFSVKYQRAVQGELERTIKNLEEVENVKVNLVMPEDSTFVKDPTNATAAVVVKLKSGESLEESQVRALVNLVSMSVKNLPTSNITIADTNGNLLTDGLYDENGNSSSSSSSSVEKQLEDKSKYEKYLEEKVQGQLEPVYGKSKVKVKVNVDMDFDTYTQNSVTTEKDPPKESEQITINKDNSEGGAVSQSPVDENMSNKIEDEVINDSSVTNYESITNYNTSGKTEENRVQAPGKVKNVYASVIIDTPSLGLVEKEDIQSVVNKTIGQSNAENTVVMGKEFDSETKELAAEALKEMEEAEAKEKREKIIRYSIIGAVVLVLLITLIIVMRKKKKNNEEVVMENENTLDAIIDDEIDETEVYKPVNFDEPNNKQVLENELKKYAQEKPDQVLEIIKSWISSDER; this is translated from the coding sequence TTGGATAAGATAAAGAAATTATTTGGAACATTTATAGATAAATTCAAAGCTTTATCTGTTACTAAAAAAGTTGCATATATAATTTTAACTTTAGTGTTCATAGGGACTATTGCCGTACTTAGTACATATATGTTTAAAACAAAATATACTACTTTGTTTTCTAATTTAGATGCAAATGATTCTAAAGTAATAATTGAATCCTTAGATAGTAAGGGTGTTAAGTATAAAGTAGATAATAGTAGCAATTCGATTTTAGTACCAGAAGACCAAGTAGGAACGCTTAAATTAAGTCTAGCTTCTGAGTTGTCAAATGGATCTATCGGATTTGAGATATTTGATGAATCAAGTCAGTTTGGACTTACAGATTCAGAGTTTTCTGTAAAATATCAAAGAGCAGTTCAAGGGGAATTAGAAAGAACTATAAAAAACTTGGAAGAAGTGGAAAATGTTAAGGTTAATTTAGTTATGCCTGAAGACTCTACTTTTGTTAAGGATCCTACTAATGCAACAGCGGCAGTAGTTGTTAAACTAAAGTCAGGGGAAAGTTTAGAAGAAAGCCAAGTAAGGGCTCTAGTAAATTTAGTATCAATGTCAGTTAAAAATCTACCAACAAGCAATATAACTATTGCAGATACAAATGGTAATTTATTAACAGATGGATTATATGATGAAAATGGAAATTCTAGTTCAAGTTCAAGTAGTTCTGTAGAGAAGCAATTAGAGGATAAATCAAAATATGAAAAATACTTGGAAGAAAAAGTACAAGGTCAATTAGAACCTGTATATGGTAAAAGTAAAGTAAAAGTAAAAGTAAATGTAGATATGGATTTTGATACTTATACACAAAATTCTGTTACTACAGAAAAAGATCCACCAAAAGAAAGTGAACAAATAACAATAAATAAGGATAATAGTGAAGGTGGAGCGGTATCACAATCACCGGTAGATGAGAATATGTCCAATAAGATTGAGGATGAAGTAATTAATGATAGCTCTGTAACAAATTATGAGTCTATAACTAATTACAATACATCTGGGAAAACTGAAGAAAATAGAGTTCAAGCTCCAGGAAAGGTTAAAAATGTATATGCTTCTGTAATAATCGATACTCCAAGTTTAGGATTGGTAGAAAAAGAAGATATACAATCAGTGGTAAATAAGACTATAGGACAATCTAATGCTGAAAATACAGTAGTTATGGGCAAAGAATTTGACTCTGAAACAAAAGAATTAGCAGCTGAGGCTTTAAAAGAGATGGAAGAAGCAGAAGCTAAGGAAAAGAGAGAAAAAATTATTAGATATTCAATTATTGGTGCTGTAGTACTAGTATTATTAATTACTTTAATAATTGTAATGAGAAAGAAGAAAAAGAATAATGAAGAAGTAGTAATGGAAAATGAAAATACTCTTGATGCAATTATTGATGATGAAATAGATGAAACAGAAGTATATAAACCTGTGAACTTTGATGAACCAAATAATAAACAGGTATTAGAAAATGAGCTTAAGAAATATGCACAAGAAAAGCCAGATCAAGTATTAGAGATAATTAAATCTTGGATTTCTAGTGATGAGAGGTGA
- a CDS encoding cytidylyltransferase domain-containing protein yields MKIICIIQARMGSERLPGKVVKPIKGIPLIGYTIDRLKRSRYIDEIILATSNKKQDDKLVDVAKEYKIECFRGSEENVLERYVKCSEKYNGDVIIRITGDCPLIDPIIVDNVITKLIMYKYDYVRLDVPNTFIRGFDIEVFTKESLFRTYNIVSEKYAGVINKYKEHVTLFIYENKELFNIGYVIGEKEFNRNYRVCVDTFEDFQVVKNIIENIKKEDLQYNNIVHYIDESHIDNLNKEVIQKNS; encoded by the coding sequence ATGAAAATTATATGCATAATACAGGCCAGAATGGGTTCGGAAAGATTGCCTGGGAAAGTTGTAAAACCAATAAAAGGAATACCTCTGATTGGATATACTATAGATAGATTAAAAAGAAGTAGGTATATAGATGAAATAATATTAGCTACATCTAATAAAAAACAAGACGATAAGTTGGTTGATGTAGCCAAAGAGTATAAAATAGAATGTTTTAGAGGTAGTGAAGAAAATGTATTAGAACGATATGTTAAGTGTTCTGAAAAGTATAATGGAGATGTAATAATAAGAATTACTGGAGATTGTCCACTTATAGATCCTATTATTGTTGATAACGTAATTACAAAACTTATTATGTATAAATATGATTATGTAAGGTTAGATGTACCGAATACTTTTATTAGAGGATTTGATATTGAGGTATTTACTAAGGAAAGTTTATTTAGAACTTATAATATTGTTAGCGAAAAATATGCAGGTGTTATAAATAAATATAAAGAACATGTAACTTTATTTATTTATGAGAATAAAGAGTTATTTAATATAGGGTATGTTATAGGAGAAAAAGAATTTAATAGAAACTATAGGGTGTGTGTTGATACTTTTGAAGATTTTCAGGTTGTAAAAAATATAATAGAAAATATAAAAAAGGAAGATTTACAATATAATAATATAGTACATTATATTGATGAAAGTCATATAGATAATCTTAACAAAGAAGTAATTCAAAAAAATAGTTAA